The DNA sequence ACCAATCAAGGACGCAGCCTGAACAGATTGAGTGCTATTGATTTGAGTCGATATAGACCCCAACGTGGTATTTAATTTCTCAATACCGCTTACCGTATTTAACTGTGCCAACTGTGAAACCAGTTGGTTGTTATCCATCGGGTTAGTCGGGTCCTGATTTTTTAACTGCGCAACCAACAATGTCAAAAAACTATTCTGTAGGTCAGCACTGGAACTGCCACTTATGGATGATGATGAGGTGGTCGATGTACTTTGAACACCACTAACAGAAGAGGTGGTAGCCATGAATTCTCCCAATTACTGACCGACGGTTAATGTTTTGAGCATCATTGACTTGGTCGTATTTAATACTTCCACATTAGCCTGATAGCTTCGAGACGCTGAAATGGTATTAACCATTTCATTAACAGGATCCACATTAGGCATACGAACGTAACCTTTAGCATCGGCCAAAGGATTGCCCGGCTGAAAAACTAATTTTTCAGGTGAAGGATCGTCTACGACTTTAGCCACCTTCACGCCACCAGTAGCCTGGCCTGGCGCGGCATCGACTTCAAAAACAACTTGCTTTGCCCGATAAGGCTGACCGTCAGGCCCAGTCACGCTATCTGCGTTAGCCAAATTACTTGCACTAACGTTAAGGCGCTGAGACTGTGCTGATAGTGCAGAACCGGAAATATCAAAAATATTAAGTAACGACATGAGACATTAACCCTATATTCAACGCCAATACGGTCATGACGAACCAGACTGAAGCACTGACATCATCCCTTTGATTTGACCACCGATCAGCGTCAAACTACTCTGGTATTTGAGACTGTTATCCGCAAAATTCGTACGCTCGCGATCCATATCGACCGTATTACCATCAAGAGCGGGCTGCGTTGGAACGCGATAAAGTAAGTCGAGATCCGGTGCTTGTACATTTTGCGCAGGAATATGCCGAGTAGAAGTCAGCTTCAGGGAAACCGACTGATTTGATACGCGCCCCTGCTCCATCACTTTGCTTAACTCACTCGCAAAATCGATATCTCGAGCCTGATAGCCCGGAGTGTCAGCATTCGCTATATTGGCCGCTAAAATCTCTTGACGTTGAGCACGAAGATTTAGCGCCTCTTGTTGAAACCGTAAGGCGGCATCTAATTTGTCGAGCATGCTCCCTCCGCAATTTAAAATTTAGTGCTGGTAGCATAATTCTCATCCGGTAAAAATCATCGTTAGAATAGGCATAGAATGCAACGCTATTTATTGCCTTAACTGTAAGC is a window from the Dickeya lacustris genome containing:
- the flgC gene encoding flagellar basal body rod protein FlgC, whose protein sequence is MSLLNIFDISGSALSAQSQRLNVSASNLANADSVTGPDGQPYRAKQVVFEVDAAPGQATGGVKVAKVVDDPSPEKLVFQPGNPLADAKGYVRMPNVDPVNEMVNTISASRSYQANVEVLNTTKSMMLKTLTVGQ
- the flgB gene encoding flagellar basal body rod protein FlgB — encoded protein: MLDKLDAALRFQQEALNLRAQRQEILAANIANADTPGYQARDIDFASELSKVMEQGRVSNQSVSLKLTSTRHIPAQNVQAPDLDLLYRVPTQPALDGNTVDMDRERTNFADNSLKYQSSLTLIGGQIKGMMSVLQSGSS